One window of Bifidobacterium pseudocatenulatum DSM 20438 = JCM 1200 = LMG 10505 genomic DNA carries:
- a CDS encoding FtsW/RodA/SpoVE family cell cycle protein: MMATRLKQFGLLLFSMLICGVAFFQMFERTTGGFPQNYLWMLAFVGALFLTSWGLPLRFQPYANQAIMCCVMVLTGTGIMMIARIDQDSNTSVAFKQLLWLSIALVLANLLVIFMKDYRVLRRFSYVSMVIGLVLLLSPMLPVIGSEQYGARIWVKIPGLGSFQPSEFAKLFLAFFFASYLYDHRDQLAVGGKKVLGLQLPRIKDLGPIIVVWIVSMGVLVVQHDLGTSLMFFAMFVSMLYVATGRTSWIVIGFIAFAVGAFAAANIFSHVGARVDAWLHPFDSAQYNKEYGGSYQLVTGIFGLASGGLMGTGLGQGHPSLTPIANSDYIYAALGEELGLTGLMAILMLYLLIIAAGMITAMKIKDGFGKLLASGLVFTMAFQVFTVVGGITLVIPLTGLTLPYMAAGGSSLIANYMLAALLVVISNSANKPESDIDSDTFQYEAMQALRARKQSRARRSVASAQASAQATEIISTETPVSGTPVVPPAPPSGTPNVSDSMSEGSQA; encoded by the coding sequence ATGATGGCAACCCGTCTGAAGCAATTCGGCCTGCTGCTGTTCAGCATGCTGATTTGCGGCGTCGCGTTCTTCCAGATGTTCGAACGCACCACCGGCGGTTTTCCGCAGAATTATTTGTGGATGCTCGCTTTTGTCGGCGCATTGTTCCTGACTTCCTGGGGATTGCCGCTGCGTTTCCAGCCGTATGCCAACCAGGCGATCATGTGTTGTGTGATGGTGCTGACTGGCACCGGCATCATGATGATCGCCCGCATCGACCAGGATTCGAACACGTCCGTCGCGTTCAAACAGTTGCTTTGGCTGTCGATAGCGCTGGTTTTGGCGAATCTGCTGGTGATCTTCATGAAGGATTACCGTGTGCTGAGGCGGTTCTCGTACGTCAGCATGGTGATCGGTTTGGTGTTGCTGCTGTCACCGATGCTTCCGGTGATCGGTTCCGAACAGTATGGCGCGCGCATTTGGGTGAAGATTCCCGGTTTGGGATCGTTCCAGCCAAGCGAGTTCGCGAAGCTGTTCCTCGCGTTTTTCTTCGCCTCCTACCTGTATGACCACCGCGATCAGCTGGCGGTCGGTGGCAAGAAGGTGCTGGGCCTGCAGCTGCCGCGCATCAAGGATCTTGGGCCTATCATCGTGGTGTGGATCGTGTCGATGGGCGTGCTGGTCGTGCAGCATGATTTGGGCACGTCGTTGATGTTCTTCGCCATGTTCGTGTCCATGTTGTACGTGGCCACGGGGCGCACCAGTTGGATTGTGATTGGTTTCATCGCGTTCGCCGTGGGCGCGTTCGCCGCGGCCAATATTTTCAGCCATGTCGGCGCGCGCGTCGACGCCTGGCTGCACCCGTTCGACTCGGCGCAGTACAACAAGGAGTACGGCGGATCCTACCAGCTCGTCACGGGTATTTTCGGCCTGGCATCAGGCGGCTTGATGGGCACCGGCCTTGGGCAAGGTCACCCGTCGCTCACTCCGATCGCCAACTCCGACTACATCTACGCGGCACTTGGCGAAGAGCTGGGCCTCACCGGTCTGATGGCCATTCTGATGCTCTATCTGCTCATCATCGCCGCCGGGATGATCACTGCGATGAAAATCAAGGATGGGTTCGGCAAGCTTCTCGCATCGGGCCTCGTGTTCACCATGGCCTTCCAGGTGTTCACCGTGGTGGGAGGCATCACGTTAGTCATCCCACTTACGGGTTTGACTCTTCCGTACATGGCCGCCGGCGGATCCTCACTCATAGCGAATTACATGTTGGCAGCACTCCTAGTGGTGATTTCCAACTCGGCGAACAAACCCGAATCCGATATCGATAGCGACACGTTCCAATATGAGGCGATGCAGGCGCTGCGCGCCCGCAAGCAGAGCCGCGCCCGCAGAAGCGTGGCCTCCGCGCAGGCCTCCGCGCAGGCCACTGAAATCATCTCCACGGAGACGCCGGTTTCAGGCACGCCAGTCGTACCACCCGCTCCCCCATCGGGCACTCCGAACGTATCGGACAGCATGTCAGAGGGGAGCCAAGCATGA
- a CDS encoding PP2C family serine/threonine-protein phosphatase: MPTSPASQPLFMYSTVVSDVGTVRSNNQDSAFAGEHLIAICDGMGGHAGGDTASTIAIRSLAHIEQDNVQGDVQIIAHMMETSVMAAHDAIVGKAKRERRLAGMGTTVTSVALVAGYWVLAHIGDSRAYLLHDGRLIRMTSDHSYVQHLIDTGRISEAEARNHPQRNVVMRVLGDFDIDSSPDIAIRKAHPADRWLLCSDGLCGVLEDSTLQEVLSACSDQEECAQQLVSMALRAGSTDNVTAVIADATLALDADAFDLPHQTPLVGGAASASLEPIADIINEPVASAPALREGKKSPAARAAALRNGKNPNEDDNPPEQRVAQPSTVREENGDRTNPDTGEIPVVQKDDGRISADPNDPEVAKAIRNEHIEQRKTKRTRTRRNRVIAIIVTIVVLLGLAGGAFATYRWSQTKYYIGDDNGEVAIFQGVPTSLFGFQLSHAVTDTHMKTSELPPSWQEQLAQGISFDTYGEAKTHTRLIKKQLKQQQDEAAQKEQDKANGESDNKSSGTTSDKSSGKSDKSDDASANKSGGDQS, translated from the coding sequence TTGCCGACTTCTCCCGCTTCACAACCGCTGTTCATGTATTCCACCGTCGTTTCCGATGTGGGTACCGTACGTTCCAACAACCAGGATTCCGCGTTCGCCGGCGAGCATCTGATCGCCATCTGCGATGGCATGGGAGGCCATGCGGGAGGCGACACCGCCTCCACCATCGCCATCCGTTCATTGGCGCATATCGAGCAAGACAACGTGCAGGGCGATGTCCAGATTATCGCCCACATGATGGAAACCTCGGTTATGGCCGCGCATGACGCGATCGTTGGCAAAGCGAAGCGCGAACGTCGTCTCGCGGGCATGGGCACCACCGTCACGTCGGTCGCATTGGTGGCCGGATATTGGGTTTTGGCGCATATCGGCGATTCCCGCGCATATCTGCTGCATGACGGCCGTCTGATCCGCATGACGTCCGACCACAGCTACGTGCAGCATCTGATCGACACCGGCCGCATCAGCGAGGCCGAGGCGCGCAACCATCCGCAGCGCAACGTCGTGATGCGCGTTCTGGGTGATTTCGATATCGATTCGAGTCCGGACATCGCCATACGCAAGGCACATCCGGCCGACCGCTGGCTGCTCTGCTCCGACGGTTTGTGCGGCGTGCTTGAGGATTCCACATTGCAGGAGGTGCTGTCCGCCTGCTCCGATCAGGAGGAGTGCGCGCAACAGCTGGTTTCGATGGCGCTTCGTGCCGGCAGCACCGACAACGTCACCGCGGTCATCGCCGACGCGACGCTCGCCCTTGACGCGGACGCGTTCGATCTGCCGCATCAGACGCCATTGGTTGGCGGCGCGGCCAGCGCAAGCCTTGAGCCGATCGCCGACATCATCAACGAGCCGGTCGCATCCGCTCCCGCACTGCGCGAGGGCAAGAAGTCGCCGGCCGCCCGTGCCGCCGCACTGCGCAACGGCAAGAATCCCAACGAGGACGACAATCCTCCGGAACAGCGCGTGGCGCAACCGTCCACGGTACGCGAGGAGAACGGCGACCGCACCAATCCCGACACCGGTGAAATCCCCGTCGTACAGAAGGACGACGGCCGCATTTCCGCCGATCCGAACGATCCGGAAGTCGCCAAAGCCATCCGCAACGAGCATATCGAGCAGCGCAAAACGAAGCGCACGCGCACCCGACGCAACCGTGTGATCGCCATCATCGTCACCATCGTGGTACTGCTGGGACTGGCGGGCGGCGCGTTCGCAACCTACCGTTGGAGCCAAACCAAGTACTACATCGGCGACGACAACGGCGAAGTGGCGATTTTCCAAGGCGTGCCGACAAGCCTGTTCGGCTTCCAGCTGTCGCACGCCGTCACCGACACCCATATGAAGACGAGCGAACTGCCGCCAAGCTGGCAGGAACAGCTTGCGCAGGGCATTTCCTTCGACACGTACGGCGAGGCGAAAACGCATACGCGACTGATCAAAAAGCAGCTGAAGCAACAGCAGGACGAAGCCGCGCAGAAGGAACAAGACAAGGCAAACGGCGAATCCGACAACAAATCCTCTGGTACGACTTCCGACAAGTCGTCGGGCAAATCAGACAAATCGGACGACGCTTCGGCAAACAAGTCAGGCGGTGACCAGTCATGA
- a CDS encoding FHA domain-containing protein FhaB/FipA encodes MLTELTFAILKYGFLVLLWIFVACTVRSLYRDVETLSPRKSRAHRRKERRARKAVEAPAPVAVPAPVVSATSSAKPTLLVIIDGPLAGSSVPLSGNTITLGRSASNTVVLDDEFVSSHHARVYTDPATGKWAIEDLGSTNGTVVNQQRLNAPMILGSRVPVRIGATTFELR; translated from the coding sequence ATGCTCACTGAACTTACTTTCGCGATCCTCAAGTACGGCTTCCTCGTACTGCTCTGGATCTTCGTGGCCTGTACGGTGCGTTCGCTGTACAGGGATGTGGAAACGCTCAGCCCGCGCAAGTCGCGGGCTCATCGCCGTAAGGAGCGTCGCGCGCGCAAGGCCGTCGAAGCGCCCGCGCCCGTGGCCGTCCCGGCACCAGTCGTCAGCGCCACATCAAGCGCCAAACCCACCTTGCTGGTCATCATCGATGGCCCCCTTGCCGGCAGTTCCGTCCCTTTGTCCGGCAACACCATCACGCTTGGCCGTTCCGCTTCGAACACCGTGGTTCTGGACGACGAATTCGTCTCGTCCCACCATGCGCGCGTCTATACGGATCCCGCCACCGGCAAGTGGGCCATCGAAGACCTGGGTTCCACCAACGGCACTGTGGTCAACCAGCAGCGTCTGAACGCTCCGATGATTCTCGGATCGCGCGTTCCCGTACGCATTGGCGCAACCACCTTTGAATTGAGGTGA
- a CDS encoding FhaA domain-containing protein, whose amino-acid sequence MSVLDRFEKSVEGAVNGVFAKFGSKDLQPVDLSSALEREIDKEAMPVTRDRTVAPNEYRFKLSTPDFNNIVEWGAEALANELADNLTQYAKDQHYAFVGPVVVIFEEDLDLTKSNFKLTSESVQGNTVPVTTDAQTEDCPMLEIGEHQYLLTESKTIIGRGSDCDIVIDDPGISRRHMQIDITDNGNTVIARDLGSTNGMYVEGHHVEAATLLDGNTITIGRTRILYWASSQDQE is encoded by the coding sequence ATGAGTGTTCTCGACCGATTTGAGAAAAGCGTGGAAGGCGCCGTCAACGGGGTTTTCGCCAAGTTCGGGTCCAAGGACCTGCAGCCCGTCGACCTTTCCAGCGCTCTGGAACGTGAGATTGACAAAGAGGCCATGCCCGTCACGCGAGACCGTACCGTGGCGCCGAATGAGTACCGTTTCAAGCTGAGCACGCCGGATTTCAACAACATCGTCGAATGGGGCGCGGAAGCGTTGGCCAATGAGCTGGCCGACAACCTCACCCAGTACGCGAAGGACCAGCATTACGCGTTCGTCGGTCCGGTCGTGGTGATCTTCGAAGAGGACCTTGACCTCACCAAGAGCAATTTCAAGCTGACGAGCGAATCCGTGCAAGGCAATACCGTGCCCGTCACCACCGACGCGCAGACCGAAGACTGCCCGATGCTGGAAATCGGCGAACACCAGTATCTGCTCACGGAAAGCAAGACCATCATCGGCCGCGGATCCGACTGCGATATCGTGATCGACGATCCGGGCATCTCCCGCCGCCACATGCAGATCGACATCACCGACAACGGCAACACCGTCATCGCACGCGATCTGGGCTCCACCAACGGCATGTATGTCGAAGGCCATCATGTCGAGGCGGCCACGTTGCTCGACGGCAACACGATCACCATCGGCCGCACCCGAATCCTGTATTGGGCCTCTTCGCAGGATCAGGAGTAA
- a CDS encoding prolyl oligopeptidase family serine peptidase has product MTDAIRQFPRKKARTLRFSCGAPRSARVIADGSRALFLRSDGPEDTVTSLWMSVIDEDGNIGEIPLADPRVLLADADAEDVPAEEKARRERAREGGSGIVSYCVDGAGNRVTFTINGQLFLTDLTAGATRAITIEEDELKPVLNPRISPDGRHIMYTTGTYLVDVDLANDEETGDAISVVASAPQNGEWKIGLAEFAAGEEMDRYDGFWWSPDSKYVLFETYDESPEPIWHLSDPANPTNPAQANRYPQALTANADVRLTLLELGYDSDNCCYGAIANEVQWDHESYEYLAAVSWSEGHDPIILVQDRLQQHDQVLAIHVGEPIATMRDAENGFTDDNGDEVETFSIAIPEYAEGERPGTTRVLEEHGNDYWLDLIHGTPAFTPDGRLICAMNDMDVDTNRLTVDGTPFTPAGLQVREVLDVTDDDVLCVVQRTPEILPESDLPFLWQSNASDHDARSFDVVSIRYDGTWEPLTYAPGQWSMSRAGNGCVVTGRGMDDATVQMQHCMNIATTDENGTDVASMVVAPIENHAETPGFTPNVHFTRLGERELYTAIVLPSSDSEYAHEAILPVLMKPYGGPGFQQVIESQSFYWDAQWWADQGYIVVTTDGRGTTGRGPQWDRAIYETMKSVTLEDQIDAVRALPEALEALAGENAAANVPQPDLSRVAMIGWSYGGFLSALAVLEAPETFAAACAGAPPTDWTLYDTHYTERYLGLDSAVYERNSIIADAPQLDRPLMLIHGFADDNVTIAHSLRLSQALMATGRKHTFLPLTGITHMTNDETVAENLLILQRDFLAEALG; this is encoded by the coding sequence ATGACAGATGCGATTCGACAGTTCCCCCGTAAAAAAGCACGTACCTTGCGATTTTCCTGCGGCGCTCCGCGTTCGGCGCGCGTGATTGCAGACGGCTCCCGCGCGCTGTTCCTGCGTTCCGACGGTCCGGAAGACACCGTCACCTCGCTGTGGATGAGCGTGATCGACGAAGACGGCAACATCGGTGAGATTCCGCTCGCCGATCCGCGCGTATTGCTTGCCGACGCCGACGCGGAAGACGTTCCGGCGGAAGAGAAGGCGCGACGCGAACGTGCGCGCGAAGGCGGATCCGGCATCGTCTCGTATTGCGTCGACGGTGCCGGCAACCGCGTGACCTTCACCATCAACGGGCAGCTTTTCCTCACCGACCTTACGGCGGGCGCGACGCGAGCCATCACGATAGAGGAAGATGAACTCAAACCGGTGCTGAACCCGCGCATCAGTCCCGACGGACGGCACATCATGTACACCACCGGCACGTATCTGGTGGACGTGGATCTTGCCAACGATGAAGAAACCGGCGACGCGATTTCGGTGGTCGCCTCGGCACCGCAGAACGGCGAATGGAAAATCGGATTGGCGGAATTCGCCGCAGGCGAAGAAATGGACCGCTACGACGGCTTCTGGTGGTCACCCGACTCCAAATACGTGCTCTTCGAAACCTACGACGAATCCCCCGAACCGATCTGGCATCTGTCGGACCCCGCGAATCCAACCAATCCGGCGCAAGCCAACCGCTATCCGCAAGCGTTGACCGCCAATGCCGACGTGCGGCTGACCCTGCTGGAACTCGGCTACGACAGCGACAACTGCTGCTACGGGGCAATCGCCAACGAAGTGCAGTGGGACCATGAATCCTACGAATATCTGGCCGCCGTAAGCTGGAGTGAAGGCCACGATCCGATCATCCTTGTGCAAGACCGCCTCCAGCAGCACGATCAGGTGCTCGCCATCCATGTAGGCGAGCCGATCGCCACCATGCGTGACGCGGAAAACGGCTTCACCGACGACAATGGCGACGAGGTCGAAACCTTCTCCATCGCCATTCCCGAATACGCGGAAGGCGAACGCCCCGGCACCACGCGCGTGCTTGAGGAACACGGCAACGACTACTGGCTCGACCTCATCCACGGCACCCCTGCATTCACTCCGGATGGACGCTTGATCTGCGCGATGAACGACATGGACGTCGATACGAACCGACTCACCGTTGATGGTACGCCCTTCACTCCGGCCGGACTGCAGGTGCGCGAAGTGCTCGACGTGACCGACGACGACGTGCTGTGCGTGGTGCAGCGCACCCCTGAAATCCTGCCTGAAAGCGACCTGCCGTTCCTCTGGCAGTCGAATGCCTCCGACCATGACGCCCGCAGCTTCGACGTGGTGTCGATCCGCTATGACGGCACATGGGAACCCCTCACCTACGCGCCCGGCCAGTGGAGCATGTCTCGCGCCGGCAACGGCTGCGTGGTGACCGGACGGGGCATGGACGACGCAACCGTGCAAATGCAGCATTGCATGAACATCGCCACAACCGACGAAAATGGTACGGACGTGGCGTCAATGGTGGTCGCACCAATCGAAAACCATGCCGAAACCCCCGGATTCACGCCGAACGTGCACTTCACCCGACTCGGCGAACGTGAGCTGTACACGGCGATCGTGCTGCCCTCATCCGATAGTGAATACGCGCACGAAGCCATCCTGCCGGTACTCATGAAACCCTACGGAGGCCCCGGCTTCCAACAGGTCATCGAAAGTCAATCCTTCTATTGGGACGCGCAATGGTGGGCCGACCAAGGCTACATCGTGGTCACCACCGACGGACGCGGCACCACCGGACGCGGCCCGCAATGGGACCGCGCCATCTACGAAACCATGAAATCCGTAACGCTCGAAGACCAGATCGACGCCGTGCGCGCGTTGCCGGAAGCGTTGGAAGCGCTGGCTGGCGAGAATGCGGCAGCCAACGTTCCGCAACCCGATCTCAGCCGCGTCGCCATGATCGGCTGGTCGTACGGCGGATTCCTCTCCGCGCTCGCCGTGTTGGAGGCGCCGGAAACGTTCGCCGCGGCCTGCGCGGGCGCGCCTCCGACCGACTGGACGCTGTACGACACGCATTACACCGAACGCTATCTCGGCCTTGACTCGGCCGTGTACGAACGCAACAGCATCATCGCCGACGCGCCGCAGCTTGATCGCCCGCTCATGCTCATCCACGGGTTCGCCGACGACAATGTGACGATCGCGCACAGCCTGCGCCTGAGCCAGGCGCTGATGGCAACCGGACGTAAGCACACGTTCCTGCCGCTGACCGGCATCACGCACATGACCAACGACGAGACGGTTGCCGAAAATCTGCTGATCCTGCAGCGCGATTTCCTTGCGGAAGCGTTGGGGTGA
- a CDS encoding sensor histidine kinase, with protein MRTQHPNLWHPIRFAIMLIVLAWTIYGVCYEPPTDIFGVIWVAMLVTALVPSPLFLKSTSVAILVIASIGDLFTPYAHLGNSLPAQLYAYGMLAYSTNAIIVATLLTYYVVNILLIDPPGPNTNPVAMVSMYAMVLLLGRALSWSEKTTQKSFEAAQNKNRLQELESRARIADAIHDAVTGDLSAATFVAQRHIGGNSSSPGVAADPANATTTTATATADAEDWRQINEYILSALTNVHRVIDELNMDATTLPGDADGEALANLLRATLDDGDRRLRKLGFNITSIRHCAGGKPSASQAIAELANNLLREIYANIARHAAPGSKVDLSVMLRPNAIEITQINPMKEDMAGADERDDELPGGHGLASFKKQLESYQGTLTTSAQDGSWTLFAYIPVTVIDDSPGLLEQVQV; from the coding sequence ATGCGCACGCAGCATCCGAACCTGTGGCATCCAATCCGTTTCGCCATTATGCTGATCGTGCTTGCATGGACCATATACGGCGTTTGCTACGAGCCTCCTACCGACATATTTGGCGTGATATGGGTTGCGATGCTGGTTACGGCGCTCGTACCGTCTCCGCTGTTTCTGAAAAGTACATCGGTGGCGATTCTCGTGATTGCCTCCATAGGCGATCTGTTTACTCCCTACGCGCATTTGGGAAATTCTCTTCCCGCGCAGCTTTACGCCTATGGCATGCTCGCATACAGCACTAATGCCATTATCGTGGCAACGTTACTCACATATTACGTTGTTAACATTCTGCTGATTGACCCCCCTGGCCCAAATACCAACCCCGTCGCCATGGTCAGCATGTATGCCATGGTGCTACTGCTTGGTCGGGCGTTGAGTTGGAGCGAAAAAACAACGCAGAAAAGCTTCGAAGCGGCGCAGAACAAGAATCGTCTGCAGGAATTGGAAAGCCGCGCACGCATTGCCGATGCCATTCACGATGCGGTGACGGGCGATTTGTCAGCGGCGACGTTTGTAGCGCAACGGCATATCGGTGGCAACTCTAGCAGTCCTGGCGTCGCTGCTGACCCTGCCAACGCAACCACAACTACGGCAACCGCAACAGCCGATGCCGAAGACTGGCGTCAAATCAACGAATATATTCTTTCCGCATTGACGAACGTGCATCGCGTCATCGACGAATTGAATATGGACGCCACCACTCTCCCCGGCGACGCCGACGGCGAAGCGTTGGCCAATCTGCTGCGAGCAACACTGGATGACGGCGATCGTCGCTTGCGCAAGCTTGGCTTCAATATCACGTCCATCCGGCACTGCGCGGGCGGCAAGCCGAGCGCATCGCAAGCAATCGCCGAACTTGCCAATAATCTGCTGCGCGAGATCTATGCGAATATCGCACGCCATGCCGCTCCGGGAAGCAAGGTCGATCTTTCGGTGATGCTCCGGCCGAATGCCATCGAAATCACGCAAATCAATCCCATGAAAGAGGACATGGCTGGAGCTGACGAGCGCGATGACGAACTACCGGGCGGCCACGGGCTCGCCTCGTTCAAGAAGCAGCTCGAATCGTATCAGGGCACGCTCACCACGTCTGCGCAGGACGGCAGTTGGACGTTGTTTGCGTACATTCCGGTGACCGTCATCGACGATTCGCCCGGTTTGCTTGAACAAGTGCAGGTTTGA
- a CDS encoding response regulator transcription factor, protein MTTSEKHPKIHRIALVDNDPRALDSLSAVIASKVPTAYVVWTATSGGEAIERCQDANGHVSLLILDMSMEGLQGPATCHRLRLMGQRMPILGATSFSINSYRDKLVEAGAQGLVGKENADQLAQIIMRMCNGEVMEGFEPPALANLRISREADTTPALTVREEQIISLCAEGMLDRDIAEHLGISEATIRKHMQSILRKLNCKTSRQAVALWVRSNAL, encoded by the coding sequence ATGACCACGTCGGAAAAGCATCCTAAGATTCATCGCATCGCGCTGGTCGACAATGATCCGCGAGCGTTGGATTCGCTCAGTGCCGTCATTGCCAGCAAAGTGCCGACCGCGTATGTGGTGTGGACGGCGACTTCAGGCGGTGAGGCCATAGAGCGCTGCCAGGATGCGAACGGCCATGTCAGCTTATTGATTCTCGATATGTCGATGGAGGGATTGCAAGGCCCCGCCACGTGTCATCGGTTGCGTTTGATGGGCCAGCGCATGCCGATTCTCGGTGCAACCAGTTTTTCCATCAATAGTTATCGGGACAAGCTGGTTGAGGCTGGTGCGCAAGGGTTGGTTGGTAAGGAGAATGCCGACCAGTTGGCGCAGATTATTATGCGTATGTGCAATGGCGAGGTGATGGAGGGATTTGAGCCGCCTGCGTTGGCCAATCTGCGTATCAGCAGGGAGGCTGATACCACTCCCGCGCTTACCGTTCGTGAGGAGCAGATTATTTCCTTGTGCGCGGAGGGCATGCTTGACCGGGACATCGCCGAGCATTTGGGGATTTCCGAAGCCACCATCCGCAAACATATGCAAAGTATTTTAAGAAAACTTAACTGCAAGACCTCGCGTCAGGCAGTGGCACTGTGGGTGAGGTCCAATGCGCTCTAA
- a CDS encoding alpha/beta fold hydrolase — protein MTITLIDEARYDAEMDETVLPALRNCMTEGWMEPATVDWDDNMLPKLEHPGRLHYYCYDAHKFDALREDGASGVFRGAVVISHGFTEFGRKYSEMVWYFLLAGYSVCVFEHRGHGHSTHDMSNPSLVWIDDWRRYVADFATFAQTVGRETAGDGPMYLYCHSMGGGIGAAVLERYPSLFDKAVLSAPMIAPVVGMPTWIARIVVGVICGLGFGKSRVFGHADFDGNLNLDDYHGASEARIRWFHKQRLADKSCQTNAATFDWANQAMALSRAVLKPDMCGAIESPVLLFQAGRDVWVLNGPQDDFVERVSEGGGFIEKVRYSQSLHEIFSMPNAVFGPYLDKILDFLAASNASLAE, from the coding sequence ATGACTATCACGCTCATCGATGAGGCGCGTTACGACGCCGAAATGGACGAAACGGTACTGCCTGCGCTGCGTAACTGCATGACGGAAGGCTGGATGGAACCTGCCACCGTTGATTGGGACGATAATATGCTGCCTAAGCTGGAGCATCCTGGACGGTTACATTACTACTGCTACGACGCGCACAAATTCGACGCATTACGTGAAGACGGCGCATCGGGCGTATTCCGCGGTGCGGTGGTGATTTCGCACGGATTCACCGAATTCGGTCGCAAATACAGCGAAATGGTGTGGTACTTCCTACTGGCCGGCTACTCCGTATGCGTGTTCGAACATCGCGGGCATGGCCATTCCACGCACGACATGAGCAACCCGAGCTTGGTGTGGATCGACGATTGGCGCCGGTATGTGGCCGATTTCGCCACATTCGCGCAGACCGTGGGACGTGAGACGGCCGGTGATGGCCCGATGTACTTGTACTGCCATTCCATGGGCGGCGGCATCGGCGCGGCTGTGCTGGAACGCTACCCGTCGCTGTTCGACAAGGCGGTCCTGTCCGCGCCGATGATCGCGCCGGTGGTTGGCATGCCAACGTGGATCGCGCGCATTGTGGTCGGCGTAATCTGCGGGCTTGGCTTCGGCAAATCACGCGTGTTCGGGCATGCCGATTTTGACGGCAATCTCAATCTCGACGATTACCACGGGGCTTCCGAAGCGCGCATCCGCTGGTTCCACAAGCAGCGCTTGGCCGACAAATCATGCCAGACCAACGCGGCCACGTTCGATTGGGCAAACCAGGCGATGGCGCTTTCCCGAGCCGTGCTCAAACCCGATATGTGTGGAGCTATCGAATCCCCGGTATTGCTGTTTCAAGCCGGACGCGACGTGTGGGTGCTCAACGGACCACAAGATGACTTCGTCGAACGCGTGAGCGAAGGCGGCGGCTTCATCGAAAAAGTGCGATACAGCCAGTCATTGCACGAAATTTTCTCCATGCCAAATGCCGTGTTCGGACCATATCTCGACAAAATCCTCGATTTTTTGGCGGCGTCGAACGCAAGCTTGGCGGAATAA